CGCGCTGTCCTACATGCACCTGCTCGAAGGCTCGGTGCTGACCGAGACGATCTTCGCTTGGCCGGGGCTCGGCCGCTATCTCACCAACGCCCTGCTCAATGCCGACATGAACGCGGTGCTCGGCGGCACGCTGGTGGTCGGCGTCGTCTTCATCGCGGTCAATCTGCTGACCGACATCATCGGCCGGCTGGCCGATCCGCGCGTGCGCTGAGGAGGCGGATATGAGCGACACCTCCCCCTCCGCCGGCTTGCATGCCTGGCTTATCAGCGATTCACCGGAGTCGCGCCGACAGGCCCGGCTCGGCCAGCTCTATCGGCAATGGCTCGCCTTCCGGCGCAACCCGATGGCGGTGGCAGGCCTCGCCATCATCGTCCTGTTGCTGCTGGTCGCCGCCTTCGCGCCGCTGATCGCGCCTTTCGACCCGCTCGCCCAGGCACTCGACAAGCGGCTGCTGCCGCCCTCCATGACCAACTGGTTCGGCACCGACGCGCTCGGGCGCGACATCTTCAGCCGTATCGTCTACGGCACGCGTATCACGCTGGTCATCGTGCTGCTGGTCGTCGTCACGGTCGGGCCCTTCGGCCTGCTGATCGGCGCCGTTTCCGGCTATTTCGGCGGCTGGGTCGACCGGCTGCTGATGCGCATCACCGACGTCTTCCTGGCCTTCCCGCGTCTCGTGCTGGCGCTGGCCTTCGTCGCGGCGCTCGGGCCGGGCATCGTCAACGCCATCATCGCCATCGCGATCACGACCTGGCCGCCCTACGCCCGCGTCGCCCGCGCCGAGACCATGGTGATCCGCAACCAGGATTACATCGAGGCGATGCGCCTGCAGGGCGCCTCACGCGCCCGCATCATCTGGAAGCATGTCGTGCCGATGTGCATGCCCTCGCTGATCGTGCGCACCACTTTTGACATGGCCGGCATCATCCTCACCGCCGCGGGCCTCGGCTTCCTCGGCCTCGGCGCGCAGCCGCCCATGCCGGAATGGGGCGCGATGATCTCGGCCGGGCGCGAGCAGATCTTCGACCAGTGGTGGGTCGCGACCTTCCCCGGCCTCGCCATCTGCGTCGTCGCGCTCGGCTTCAACCTGCTCGGCGATGGCTTGCGCGACGTCATGGATGCCAGGTGAAGCCATGACGCGCGAGGCCATGACGAGCGAACAGCCGCTTCTCGAAGTCGACAATCTCAAGGTCGATTTCCACACCGCGACCGGCATCGTCCATGCCGTGCGCGGGCTCTCTTTCACGCTCGGGCGCGAGCGCCTCGGCATCGTCGGCGAGTCCGGTTCCGGCAAGTCGATGACCGGCCGGGCCATCCTCGACCTGATCCCGCAGCCCGGCGTCGTCAGCGCCGACGCCATGAGCTTCCGCGGCCAGGACCTGATGACGATGGACAAGGGCGCACGGCGCAAGCTGCGTGGCCGGCACATCTCCATGGTCATGCAGGACCCGAAATTCTCGCTGAACCCGGTCCAGACTGTCGGCAGCCAGATCGCCGAGGCCTATCGCATCCACCGCAAGGCCGGCGGCCGCGAGGCGCGCGAGCGCAGCCTCGCCATGCTGGAGCAGGTGCAGATCCGCGAGCCCGCGCGCGTCTACGACCTCTACCCGCACGAGGTTTCAGGCGGCATGGGCCAGCGCGTCATGATCGCGATGATGCTGATCGCCGAGCCCGAGATCCTGATCGCCGACGAGCCGACCTCGGCGCTCGACGTCACCGTCCAGCTCCAGATCCTCAAGATCCTCGACGATCTCGTGACCGAGCGCGGCATGGGGCTGATCTTCATCAGCCACGACCTGCATCTGGTGCAATCCTTCTGCGACCGCGTCATCGTCATGTATGGCGGCAAGGTCATGGAGACGCTGCCGGCGGTCGAGCTCGCCGACCCTTCCGCGCGCAGCCGGCGCCATCCCTACACGCTCGGCCTGCTCGAATGCCTGCCGGATCTCGACGATCCCCGCGCAAAGCTCGCCACCCTCAACCGCGACCCGGCCTGGCTGGCGTGACGAACATCCAACACCGTCATTCCGGGGCTTCGCGTAGCGAAGAGCCCGGAATCCATAACCGCTTTGGCGGCCGGACAAGGCTCGACCGTCGCGCCATCCCTTCCAACGCCAGTGTTCATGGATTCCGGGCTCGCCGCTGCGCAGCGCCCCGGAATGACGAAGAGGTCGCGGGATGACCACGCAACCCGCGATCTCCGTCGACAAGCTCAACGTCTCCTTCGGCGATTCCCATGTCGTGAAGGATCTCTCCTTCACCGTGAACCATGGCGAGAGCTACGGCCTCGTCGGCGAGTCCGGCTCCGGCAAGTCGACCGTGCTGCGCGTGCTCTCCGGCCTCAACCGCGACTGGGGCGGCGCGGTCGCGATCGAAGGCGCGGCGCAGCCCAAGGTCCGGGACAAGGCCTTCTACCGCCATGTCCAGATGGTCTTTCAGGACCCCTATGGCTCGCTCCATCCCAAGAAGACCGTGGACGACACCCTGGCCGAGCCGCTCGCCATCCACGGTGTCCGCGATGCCGAGGCGCGCATCGGCAAGGCGCTCTCCGATGTCGGCCTTCCCGCTTCCTTCCGCTTCCGCTATCCGCACCAGCTCTCGGGCGGCCAGCGCCAGCGCGTCGCCATCGCTCGTGCCCTCGTGCTCGAACCGTCGATCCTGCTGCTCGACGAGCCGACCTCGGCGCTCGACGTCTCGATCCAGGCCGAGGTGCTGAACCTGCTCGCGGCGCTCAGGCAGGAGCGCAAGCTGACCTATATCCTCGTCAGCCATGATCTCGCGGTCGTCGGCCATATGTGCGAGCGGCTGCTGGTCATGCAGTTCGGCCGCGCCGTCGAGGAGATGACCGTCGAGACGCTGGCCGCGCGCCAGCCTCAGACGGCCTATGCGCAGCAGCTTCTGGCGGCGAGCGCGGGGTTCAGCCGCGCAGGCTGAACGGGACGCGCAACGGCCGAGCGCCATTGCCTCTTTGCAGCGGGGCCAAATCGTCTCACTCTGGTCGCAGCCTTGCGCTATGCGCTTCCCGTTCGACACAGGCCGGTCGAGCGGCAAGGCTTTGCGCCGGCATTACGAAACCGGCACCGCCTTACGGAGTTGTGAGTTCCATGGACGCCATCGTCGACAATGCGCTTCGGCCCGAGAGCATTCCCGAGAGGACGCCGGTCCCGCCCTTCGATCTGGTGATCTTCGGCGCCGGCGGGGATCTCGCCTTGCGCAAGCTCTTTCCGGCTCTTGGCCAGCGCAATCGCGAAGGGGTTCTGCCCGAGGAGAGCCGCATTTTCGCGATCGTCCGCAAGGAGGAGGATGTCGAGGGCCTGCCGAAGCAGATCGCCCAGCGGCTCCATGAGGAAGGCATCCCGAAGGATCAGGTCGAGTCCTTCCTGCGCAGGCTCACCATGGTGCTGCTCGATGCGGTCCAGCCGGCGACCTACAAGGCGCTGAAGAAGGCGCTGGGCGACAGCGAGCGCGTCCGCTCCTTCTATCTCTCGACCCCGCCCGATCTCTTCATCCCGATCTGCGAGAACCTCGCCAAGGCCGATATCCTGACGCCGACCTCGCGCGTCATCCTCGAGAAGCCGCTCGGCCGCGATCTCGCCTCGGCGCGCCAGATCAATGACGCCGTGGGGCGTATCCTGCCCGAAAGCCGCACCTACCGGATCGATCACTATCTCGGCAAGGAGACGGTGCAGAACCTGCTCGTCCTGCGCTTCGCCAACACGCTGTTCGAGCGGTCCTGGTCGAGCCGCGACATCGATCATGTCCAGATCACCGTGGCCGAGACGGTCGGTCTCGAAAGCCGCGCCGGCTACTACGATAAGGCCGGGCATATGCGCGACATGGTGCAGAACCATCTCATGCAACTGCTCACTCTCTTCGCCATCGAGCCGCCGAACATGCTGGAAGCCGGCGCCGTCCGCGACGAGAAGATCAAGGTGCTGAAGGCGCTGCGTCCCATCGTCGGACCTGACGTCCAGCGCTTCACCGTGCGCGGCCAGTACGGCCCTGGCCAGATCGACGGCCAGCGCGTGCGTGGCTATGCCGATGAGCTCGGCCACGGCAGCAACACCGAGACCTTCGTCGCGGTGCGCTGCGAGATCGACAACTGGCGCTGGGCCGGCGTGCCGATCTATCTGCGCACCGGCAAGCGCATGGCGCAGCGCTACTCCGAGATCGCGGTCACCTTCAAGCCGGTGCCGCACTCGATCTTCGGCAATGGCACCTGCGACAGGCTCGATGCCAACCGCCTCTTCATCCGCCTGCAGCCGAACGACGGCGTCCAGCTCCAGCTGATGATGAAGGTGCCGGGCTCCGGGCGCCTCAAGATCGTGCCGCGCCAGCTCGACCTGCGCTATTCCACCGCCTTCGACGAACGCACGCCGGATGCCTATGAGCGCCTCCTGACGGATGTGATCCGCGGCGACCAGACCCTGTTCATGCATCGCGACGAGGTCGAGCAGGCCTGGACCTGGGTCGATCCGATCATCGCCGGCTGGCAGGATTACAGCCCGCATCCGCATCGCTACGCCGCCGGCTCCTGGGGGCCGTCGCAGGCGATCGGCCTGATCGAGCGCGACGGCCGTTCCTGGGCCGATCCGGATTTCGTCTGATGACGGCCGGCCCGCTTGCCTGGCAGCGTTTCGCCACCCTTGCCGACGCCTCCGAGGCGCTGGCCGAGGCCGTCGCGGTGCGGTTGCGGGAGGTCGTCGCCGAGAAGGGCAAGGCGCTGCTCGCAGTCCCCGGCGGCACGACGCCGGCGCGCTTTCTCGCCGCTCTCGGGCAGAAAGATCTCGCCTGGGACAAGGTCACGCTGCTGCCGACCGACGAGCGCTTCGTCGCGTCCGACGACGAGGCCTCGAACGAGCGCATGATCCGAGAGCAGTTCGCGCCGCTGGCCGAGGGACGCGCCGGTTTCATCTCCTTCCACGGCCACGGCAGCGATATCGAGGCTGCGGCAGCCCTGCTTGGCGCGCGACTTGCCGAACTTCCGCCGCTCGACCTGCTTGTCAGCGGCATGGGCGCGGATGGTCACGTCGCCTCGCTCTTTCCCGGCGCCGAGGCCACGTTCAGCGCGGTGCCTGATAGCGGCATCGTCGTCGCGCGCCCGCCCGGCCTGCCGCCACGACTGTCGCTCTCGCCGGCGCGCCTCGTCCATGCCGGCTGGGCGGGCCTGCTCGTCTCCGGCGGCGCCAAGGAAGCCGTCCTCAAGGAGGCCTCCAACCGCAAGGCACCGCTGCCGGTCGACATGCTGATCGGCCGCGAGCAGGGGCTCGACGTCTACTGGGCGAAGGAGTAGAGCCCGCTCACCCGCTCAAATCGATTGAAAGACGAGGCCATGGAAGAAACTGCCGCGATTGCCCGGTTGAAGAGCTGCGGCGTGATCCCTGTCGTCGTGATCGAGGACGCCTCGCGTGCTGTGGATCTCGCCCATGCGCTGGTCGCCGGCGGCATCGACGTCGTCGAGGTCACGCTGCGCCGTCCCGGGGCGATGGAGGCGCTTGCCGCCATCGCGAAGTCGGTGCCGAAGGCATTGGCCGTGGCCGGCACGGTGGTGACTCCGGCCCAGGTGACGCAGGTCAAGGATGCCGGCGCGCAGGCCGTGGTCAGCCCCGGCTTCAGCGAAGGCGTCGATGCGGCTTTGCGCGAGGCGGGCTTGCCCTGGCTGCCGGGCGTCGCCACGGCGTCTGACTGCATGCGCGCGGTCGCGGCCGGCCGGACCACCGCCAAGTTCTTCCCGGCCGAGCAGGCCGGCGGCCCGCCGGCACTGAAGGCGCTCTCCGGCCCGTTCCCGCAGATGAGCTTCTGCCCGACCGGCGGCGTCGGCCTCAAGAACCTCGGTGATTACCTCGCTTTGCCGCAGGTGATCTGCGTCGGCGGCTCCTGGCTCGTCCCGGCCGATGCGATCGCCGCCGGCGACTGGAGCCGCATCACAACGCTGGCGCGCGAGGCGAAGGAAGCGTTTGTGAAGGCACGGAGCTGACTTCGCCGCATGCGCGTACGCCCTGCGTCATTCTCGGGCGGAGCGAAGCGCAGACCCGAGAATCTCTGGCAGGATGCGGCTCTGGAGTTTCTTTCGGCATGAGATGCTCGGGTCAAGCCCGAGCATGACGCGCTCTATGCCGCCAGCTTCTCCCGCACCATCTCCGCGATCGCCAGCGAACTCGTCAGCCCCGGGCTCTCGATGCCCAAGAGGTTGACCAGCTCCGCCACCCCATGCACCTCCGGTCCGTCGATGCGGAAATCCGGCATCGGCTCGGTCGGCCCGTGCAGCTTCGGTCGGATGCCGGCATAGTCGGCGACCAGCGCTCCATCCAGCAATGCCGGCCAGTAGGTCCGGATCGCCGCGTAGAACTTCTCCGCCCGCGCCGGGTCGACCACCAGATCCTGGTCACTCCCGACCCATTCGACATCGGGGCCGAACTTGACGCGCCCACCCATGTCGATCGTGGCGTGGATGCCCAGGCCGGCCGCTTCCGGCACCGGATAGACCAGATGGCTGAAGGGCTGCCGCCCGGTCAGCGCGAAGTAGTTGCCCTTCGCGTAGTGCTGGACCGGTACATGCTCGGCCGGGAAGCCTGGGAGCAGGCCCAGCAGCTTCGGCGCGCCGTGCCCCGCCGAATTGACGATCGTCCGCACGGAATAGGTCGCGGGCTCCGCGCCGCCGAAATCGACGCTGAAACCCTCCGCCTCGCGCCGCCAACCGGCGATCGGCGTGTTCAGCGCAAGCGAGCCGCCGGCCGCCTCGCACTCGCCGAGCAGCGAGAGCATCAGCGCATGGCTGTCGACGACGCCGGTCTCGGGTGAGAGCAGGGCGATCTCGCAGCGCACCTCCGGCTCCATCGCCTTGGCCTCGGCGCCCGAGAGCCAGCGCAGCGAATCGACGCCGGAGGCTTTCGCCCGCGCCATGATCGTCTCCAGCGCCGGCTTCTGGGTTTCGGAGGTGGCGACGATCAGCTTGCCGCAGGCCTTGTGCGGCAGGCCGCGCTCTTCGAGGTAGCGGTAGAGCTGCTTGCGGCCCTCGACGCAGACACGGGCCTTCAGCGAGCCGGGCGGATAGTAGATCCCGGCATGGATGACCTCGGAGTTGCGCGCCGAGGTCTGGGTGCCGATGCCGTCGGCAGCCTCGGCGATGACGACCTCGCGGCCGGCCAGCGCCAGCGCGCGGGCCACCGCGAGGCCGACGACGCCGGCCCCGATCACCAGGCAATCGATGTCGCTCATCGTGAGGCGTCAGGCCCGCTGCGGCATGGCGATCTCGATCAGGCTCGCCCAGTAGTTCACGCCGACGGGGATCGCCGCATCGTTGAACTCATAGGCCGGGTGGTGCAGCCCCGCCGAGTCGCCGTTGCCGATGTTGATGAAGGCGCCGGGGCGCTCCTCCAGCATGTAGGAGAAGTCCTCTGAGCCCATGGTCGGCGGGATGTCGGTGGTGATCGCATCCGACCCGAAGACTTCCTTCGCGACGCTGGTCACGAAATCGGTCTGGCCCGCATGGTTGAAGGTCACGGGATAACCGAGATGGTATTCGAGGTCGTACTTCATGCCGAAGGCCTTCATCACGCCCTCGACGATCTCGGTGATGCGCTTCTGCGCGAGTTCGCGCGTCTTCGGCGTCAGCGTGCGCACCGAACCCTTGATCTCCGCCGTCTGCGGAATGACGTTGAAGGCCTCGCCGGCATTGAGCGCGGTGACCGAGACGACGATGGATTCGAGCGGGTCGGCATTGCGCGAGGCGACCGTTTGCAGGGCGCTGACAAGAGCGCAGGAGGCGACGATCGGGTCGTTGACGTTGTGCGGTGCTGCCGCGTGTCCGCCCTTGCCCTCGATCTTGATGTGAATGCGGTCGGCTGCGGCCATCGCCGGCCCCTTGGCGATCTCGAAGCGGCCGAGCGCGAGCCCCGGCCGGTTGTGCATGCCGTAGACCTCCTGCACGCCGAAGCGGGTGATCAGCCCGTCGTCGATCATCGCCTTGGCGCCGGCACCGCCTTCCTCCGCAGGCTGGAAGATCAGCACGGCGGTGCCGTCGAAGTCGCGGGTCTCGGACAGGTACTTCGCGGCGCCGAGCAGCATGGCGGTGTGGCCGTCATGGCCGCAGGCATGCATCTTGCCAGGCACGGTCGAGCGGTGCTCGAGATTGGTCTCCTCATGGATCGGCAGGGCGTCCATGTCGGCGCGCATGCCGATGACCTTGCCGGAATTCTGGCCCTTGCCCTTGATGATCCCGACCACGCCGGTCTGGCCGATGCCGGTGACGACTTCGTCGACGCCCCATTCCTTGAGCTTGTCGGCGACGAGGCCGGCAGTCCGGTGAACGTCGTACATCAGCTCGGGGTGGCGGTGGATGTCGCGGCGGATCGCGGTGATTTCCGGAGTCAGCGCCGCGATGATGTCGGTCTTGGGCATCGTATCCTCTGAGATAGCATGGGGCGCCGCGCAGAAAGCGGGTGCCGTCCGCACGCTAGCCCAGGCCCGGCCCGCCTGTCCAAGCCGGCAGCGCGCAGGGGGCGGGCCTTTGCGGAATGGCGGTCAGTGATCTGACAAGATGATGTGCCGTTGATTCCGCTCCGAAGGCCTCTTGGATTGCATCTACGTAATAGATCGGAAAGCCGCCAGCCATGATTTGGCCTTCCTTTGCCAATAGCGGAGGCGGCGTTCGCTCGGGTCATCGAGAATCTCTGACCTGATCATTCCTTTCCCCCTTCTCATGTTTGGTAGATGATGCGTCGTTCGTTGTTGCTTGCGTTGATGTTCGGTTTCTTGCCTGCGGTGGCCCTGGCCAACATTCCCTCCGAGAAAATTTCCTTTCAGCCTCAGGTCAAGGGCCTGGGCTGCCTCAAGCCCGAGACGCTGGCGATGGTCGCCGAGCTCATCGCGAAAATCGGGCCGATCCAGATCACCTCGACCTGCGGCGGCCGCCACGCCCGCCATTCGCAGCACTATAGCGGCAAGGCGATCGATTTCCGGCCGCTGGGGACCTCGCCACGGAAAGCGGCTGCGATCGCCCGCGCGCTCGAAAATGTCGGCGGTGTGGGTACCTACTCCAACGGCCTCGTTCATGCCGATATCGGCGAGCGCGAGGTCTCCTGGCACGGCCAGAAGCGCAGCCGCTATGCCTCCGCCGGCAAGCGCAGCCGCTACGCGAAGCTGGCCCGCAACGGCGGTTGATCTAACCGTTCAGAGCCCGAATTCGGTCCGCCAGCGCGCGATATCCTCGATCGCGACGTTCGATCCGCAGAGCACGAGACAGACGCGCTCTCCGGGGCGGAACTTCTCCTTGCGCGCCAGCGCGGCGGCCACCACGCAGGCGGCCGCCGGCTCGACCAGCACGCGCTCGTTCTGCAGCACCCAGACCAGTTCCCGCGCCGCGTCCGCATCCGGCACCACGACGATCTCCTCGAGGAATTGCCGTGCAGCCGCCATGGTGCGCTCGGTGGCGAAGGGCGCTCCAAGCGTGCGTGCGATCGAGGTCGAGCGGATCGGGACGGGCTCACCGGCGGCGAGCGCCTGCGTCATCGTCGTCGCGCCCTCGGTCTCGACGCCGTGCAGCCGCACCGCAGGGTCGAGCCCCTTCAGAGCCGCGCCGACCCCGGCCGAGAAACCGCCGCCGCCGATCGAGATGAAGACATGGTCGATGCGCCCGCCGGCATCGGCGGCGAGTTCGAGCCCCAGCGTGCCATGGCCCGCGATGATCGCCGGGTCGTCATAGGAATGCACGTGGACCATGCCTGCTGCGGCATAGTCCTCGGCCTTGGCGAAGGCTGCGATCGAATCATCGCAGAGCTCGACCTCGCCGCCGGCCTCCTGGGTCAGCCGGATGTTGAGGGCCGGCGTCGCCTTCGGCATCAGCACCAGCGCCCGGGTGCCGACCGCCCGCGCGACGAGCGAGACGGCGATGGCATGGTTGCCGCCGGAGACGGTGACGACGCCGCGCGCGAGCTC
Above is a genomic segment from Bosea sp. NBC_00550 containing:
- the pgl gene encoding 6-phosphogluconolactonase gives rise to the protein MTAGPLAWQRFATLADASEALAEAVAVRLREVVAEKGKALLAVPGGTTPARFLAALGQKDLAWDKVTLLPTDERFVASDDEASNERMIREQFAPLAEGRAGFISFHGHGSDIEAAAALLGARLAELPPLDLLVSGMGADGHVASLFPGAEATFSAVPDSGIVVARPPGLPPRLSLSPARLVHAGWAGLLVSGGAKEAVLKEASNRKAPLPVDMLIGREQGLDVYWAKE
- the nikC gene encoding nickel transporter permease, translating into MSDTSPSAGLHAWLISDSPESRRQARLGQLYRQWLAFRRNPMAVAGLAIIVLLLLVAAFAPLIAPFDPLAQALDKRLLPPSMTNWFGTDALGRDIFSRIVYGTRITLVIVLLVVVTVGPFGLLIGAVSGYFGGWVDRLLMRITDVFLAFPRLVLALAFVAALGPGIVNAIIAIAITTWPPYARVARAETMVIRNQDYIEAMRLQGASRARIIWKHVVPMCMPSLIVRTTFDMAGIILTAAGLGFLGLGAQPPMPEWGAMISAGREQIFDQWWVATFPGLAICVVALGFNLLGDGLRDVMDAR
- a CDS encoding NAD(P)/FAD-dependent oxidoreductase translates to MSDIDCLVIGAGVVGLAVARALALAGREVVIAEAADGIGTQTSARNSEVIHAGIYYPPGSLKARVCVEGRKQLYRYLEERGLPHKACGKLIVATSETQKPALETIMARAKASGVDSLRWLSGAEAKAMEPEVRCEIALLSPETGVVDSHALMLSLLGECEAAGGSLALNTPIAGWRREAEGFSVDFGGAEPATYSVRTIVNSAGHGAPKLLGLLPGFPAEHVPVQHYAKGNYFALTGRQPFSHLVYPVPEAAGLGIHATIDMGGRVKFGPDVEWVGSDQDLVVDPARAEKFYAAIRTYWPALLDGALVADYAGIRPKLHGPTEPMPDFRIDGPEVHGVAELVNLLGIESPGLTSSLAIAEMVREKLAA
- a CDS encoding ABC transporter ATP-binding protein — translated: MTTQPAISVDKLNVSFGDSHVVKDLSFTVNHGESYGLVGESGSGKSTVLRVLSGLNRDWGGAVAIEGAAQPKVRDKAFYRHVQMVFQDPYGSLHPKKTVDDTLAEPLAIHGVRDAEARIGKALSDVGLPASFRFRYPHQLSGGQRQRVAIARALVLEPSILLLDEPTSALDVSIQAEVLNLLAALRQERKLTYILVSHDLAVVGHMCERLLVMQFGRAVEEMTVETLAARQPQTAYAQQLLAASAGFSRAG
- a CDS encoding threonine ammonia-lyase, producing MPFDVTLADIQAAAVRIAGKVRRTPTYHSAGLSERLGVETWVKLESLQLGGSFKVRGCFNKLAALSAAELARGVVTVSGGNHAIAVSLVARAVGTRALVLMPKATPALNIRLTQEAGGEVELCDDSIAAFAKAEDYAAAGMVHVHSYDDPAIIAGHGTLGLELAADAGGRIDHVFISIGGGGFSAGVGAALKGLDPAVRLHGVETEGATTMTQALAAGEPVPIRSTSIARTLGAPFATERTMAAARQFLEEIVVVPDADAARELVWVLQNERVLVEPAAACVVAAALARKEKFRPGERVCLVLCGSNVAIEDIARWRTEFGL
- the eda gene encoding bifunctional 4-hydroxy-2-oxoglutarate aldolase/2-dehydro-3-deoxy-phosphogluconate aldolase produces the protein MEETAAIARLKSCGVIPVVVIEDASRAVDLAHALVAGGIDVVEVTLRRPGAMEALAAIAKSVPKALAVAGTVVTPAQVTQVKDAGAQAVVSPGFSEGVDAALREAGLPWLPGVATASDCMRAVAAGRTTAKFFPAEQAGGPPALKALSGPFPQMSFCPTGGVGLKNLGDYLALPQVICVGGSWLVPADAIAAGDWSRITTLAREAKEAFVKARS
- a CDS encoding DUF882 domain-containing protein, producing the protein MPAVALANIPSEKISFQPQVKGLGCLKPETLAMVAELIAKIGPIQITSTCGGRHARHSQHYSGKAIDFRPLGTSPRKAAAIARALENVGGVGTYSNGLVHADIGEREVSWHGQKRSRYASAGKRSRYAKLARNGG
- a CDS encoding M20 aminoacylase family protein, which produces MPKTDIIAALTPEITAIRRDIHRHPELMYDVHRTAGLVADKLKEWGVDEVVTGIGQTGVVGIIKGKGQNSGKVIGMRADMDALPIHEETNLEHRSTVPGKMHACGHDGHTAMLLGAAKYLSETRDFDGTAVLIFQPAEEGGAGAKAMIDDGLITRFGVQEVYGMHNRPGLALGRFEIAKGPAMAAADRIHIKIEGKGGHAAAPHNVNDPIVASCALVSALQTVASRNADPLESIVVSVTALNAGEAFNVIPQTAEIKGSVRTLTPKTRELAQKRITEIVEGVMKAFGMKYDLEYHLGYPVTFNHAGQTDFVTSVAKEVFGSDAITTDIPPTMGSEDFSYMLEERPGAFINIGNGDSAGLHHPAYEFNDAAIPVGVNYWASLIEIAMPQRA
- the zwf gene encoding glucose-6-phosphate dehydrogenase, translated to MDAIVDNALRPESIPERTPVPPFDLVIFGAGGDLALRKLFPALGQRNREGVLPEESRIFAIVRKEEDVEGLPKQIAQRLHEEGIPKDQVESFLRRLTMVLLDAVQPATYKALKKALGDSERVRSFYLSTPPDLFIPICENLAKADILTPTSRVILEKPLGRDLASARQINDAVGRILPESRTYRIDHYLGKETVQNLLVLRFANTLFERSWSSRDIDHVQITVAETVGLESRAGYYDKAGHMRDMVQNHLMQLLTLFAIEPPNMLEAGAVRDEKIKVLKALRPIVGPDVQRFTVRGQYGPGQIDGQRVRGYADELGHGSNTETFVAVRCEIDNWRWAGVPIYLRTGKRMAQRYSEIAVTFKPVPHSIFGNGTCDRLDANRLFIRLQPNDGVQLQLMMKVPGSGRLKIVPRQLDLRYSTAFDERTPDAYERLLTDVIRGDQTLFMHRDEVEQAWTWVDPIIAGWQDYSPHPHRYAAGSWGPSQAIGLIERDGRSWADPDFV
- a CDS encoding ABC transporter ATP-binding protein produces the protein MTREAMTSEQPLLEVDNLKVDFHTATGIVHAVRGLSFTLGRERLGIVGESGSGKSMTGRAILDLIPQPGVVSADAMSFRGQDLMTMDKGARRKLRGRHISMVMQDPKFSLNPVQTVGSQIAEAYRIHRKAGGREARERSLAMLEQVQIREPARVYDLYPHEVSGGMGQRVMIAMMLIAEPEILIADEPTSALDVTVQLQILKILDDLVTERGMGLIFISHDLHLVQSFCDRVIVMYGGKVMETLPAVELADPSARSRRHPYTLGLLECLPDLDDPRAKLATLNRDPAWLA